One genomic region from Vibrio sp. SCSIO 43137 encodes:
- a CDS encoding cobyrinate a,c-diamide synthase has translation MNRKTVLCPALVVAAPSSGSGKTTVVAALARHFTQQGKKVRVFKTGPDFIDPNFLSFASGNQVYQLDFWMCGEEHCKRLVAEAAQEADLILIEGVMGMFDGQCSSADIAATLGVPVLAVIDAGAMAQTFGAIAYGLAHFRDDIKMHGVVANRVGSAVHAQMLREALPYDLAFCGYLPKQMELSLPERHLGLVQAQEVEDLDNKLDLAAKLIAENSDIPLPEPTEFELTESEPLPASLTGTTIAVAYDTAFSFIYQANMDLLYQSGAEICYFSPINGEVLPECDAIYLPGGYPELYLQELEQNSILQQQIRDHVEADKPVLAECGGMLYLNNTLAAVEGETGQMCGVLNAKSEMQTKLAALGLVEGKLSEGAGLRGHTFHYSKTESNEKVLCHPISQRGRKTDPVWLHKKVVASYIHWYFHSNPELVVRIFKGEIAQG, from the coding sequence ATGAACAGAAAAACCGTCTTATGTCCGGCTTTAGTTGTTGCTGCACCGAGTTCCGGCAGCGGAAAAACTACAGTAGTGGCCGCCCTTGCCAGACATTTCACTCAGCAAGGTAAAAAGGTACGGGTGTTTAAAACCGGCCCTGATTTTATCGACCCTAACTTTCTCTCTTTCGCCTCGGGAAATCAGGTCTATCAACTTGATTTCTGGATGTGTGGTGAAGAGCACTGCAAAAGGCTGGTGGCCGAAGCTGCACAAGAAGCTGATCTTATCCTGATAGAAGGGGTGATGGGCATGTTCGACGGCCAGTGTTCCAGTGCCGATATTGCTGCAACTCTTGGTGTCCCGGTGCTGGCGGTTATCGATGCCGGAGCAATGGCACAGACATTTGGCGCTATCGCTTACGGTCTGGCCCATTTCCGCGACGACATCAAAATGCATGGTGTGGTGGCAAACCGCGTTGGCTCGGCGGTACATGCGCAGATGCTAAGAGAAGCACTGCCTTATGATCTGGCCTTTTGCGGCTATCTGCCCAAACAGATGGAGCTTTCGCTGCCCGAAAGGCACTTAGGTCTGGTTCAGGCACAAGAAGTTGAAGACCTTGATAACAAATTGGATCTTGCTGCTAAGCTGATTGCCGAAAACAGCGATATTCCTCTGCCTGAGCCGACAGAGTTTGAGTTAACAGAATCAGAACCCTTGCCGGCAAGCCTTACTGGTACCACAATCGCTGTCGCCTATGACACGGCGTTTAGTTTTATTTATCAGGCAAATATGGATCTGCTTTATCAGTCAGGTGCTGAAATCTGTTATTTTTCGCCCATTAACGGGGAAGTGTTACCTGAGTGCGATGCGATATATCTGCCCGGCGGATATCCTGAGCTTTATCTTCAGGAACTGGAACAGAACAGCATTTTACAGCAGCAGATCAGAGACCACGTGGAAGCAGACAAGCCTGTGCTGGCCGAGTGTGGCGGTATGCTTTATCTCAATAACACTCTGGCGGCTGTTGAAGGCGAAACAGGGCAGATGTGTGGTGTGTTGAATGCTAAATCAGAGATGCAGACAAAACTGGCAGCCTTGGGTTTAGTGGAAGGAAAGTTGTCAGAAGGTGCTGGTTTGCGTGGCCATACTTTCCATTACTCTAAAACAGAGTCTAATGAAAAAGTGCTGTGTCATCCTATTTCACAACGCGGCAGAAAGACCGATCCAGTCTGGTTGCATAAAAAAGTTGTTGCATCCTATATTCACTGGTATTTTCATTCAAACCCTGAGTTAGTTGTTCGAATATTTAAAGGTGAAATAGCACAAGGATGA
- a CDS encoding histidine phosphatase family protein, translating into MASTRITLLRHGLPEGDNCFRGHTDFAITDKGLQQMRRSVEPLCNFEVVVSSPLSRCADFAAEYANEHQLPLQLEPGWMEINFGDWDGEEKDTVWQHSQQTLSRFWDDPWNTTPPNAEPLIDYDKRINAAWGQLLEQHKGKSVLLVTHGGVIKQVMRQIMQMPENEKYLHRLNIPYAALVAISVYHDENGKQWPRLEWPVAD; encoded by the coding sequence ATGGCATCAACCAGAATTACCCTGCTAAGACACGGCCTGCCGGAAGGTGATAACTGCTTTCGCGGTCATACCGACTTTGCCATCACCGATAAAGGGTTGCAGCAGATGCGGCGCTCAGTTGAGCCCTTATGTAACTTTGAGGTTGTAGTGAGCTCACCCCTTTCCCGCTGTGCTGATTTTGCCGCAGAGTACGCAAATGAGCATCAACTGCCTCTTCAACTGGAACCTGGCTGGATGGAGATCAATTTCGGCGACTGGGATGGTGAAGAGAAAGATACTGTCTGGCAGCATTCGCAACAGACCTTGAGCCGCTTCTGGGACGACCCGTGGAATACAACTCCGCCTAATGCTGAACCTCTGATTGACTATGATAAGCGAATAAATGCTGCATGGGGTCAACTGCTGGAGCAGCATAAAGGTAAATCGGTTTTGCTGGTGACACACGGGGGTGTGATAAAGCAGGTGATGCGTCAGATAATGCAAATGCCTGAAAATGAAAAATATTTGCACAGGCTTAACATTCCTTATGCTGCACTTGTGGCCATATCTGTTTATCATGATGAAAACGGAAAACAGTGGCCGCGACTAGAATGGCCGGTCGCCGACTAA
- a CDS encoding DEAD/DEAH box helicase, whose product MSFSKFGLSDPITKAIAEQGYSKPTTIQNKAIPVVLKGENLIAAAQTGTGKTASFVLPILEKLSGSETKKKKRFRALILVPTRELAIQVNDSISAYGKYTGLTSMAMYGGVDYQPQKQKLIEGIDILVATPGRLIDMYGQRAVYFEEAEILVLDEADRMLDMGFIEDINKVIARLPEDIQNLLFSATLSNPVRELARTAINDATEISIAKHSASKSNIEQWIITVDKDTKSSLLSHLLNENRWQQALIFIETKHGAAKLVSQLEKRGIQAEAIHSGRNQAARARVLDEFKQGKVQYLVATGVAARGLDIDGLPCVINYDLPYPADEYVHRIGRTGRADAKGEAVSLVSKDNFKNLCMIESRLGHLLERRTIEGFTPRKEVPISILNYVPKHKRENREDK is encoded by the coding sequence ATGTCATTTTCCAAATTCGGGTTAAGTGATCCAATTACCAAAGCGATAGCCGAGCAAGGCTATAGCAAACCTACCACGATTCAGAATAAAGCCATTCCTGTAGTGCTTAAAGGTGAAAACCTGATTGCCGCAGCTCAGACGGGTACAGGTAAAACTGCCAGCTTTGTTCTGCCGATTCTGGAAAAGCTAAGCGGCAGCGAAACCAAAAAGAAAAAGCGTTTCCGTGCTTTGATTCTGGTTCCGACCCGTGAGCTGGCTATTCAGGTAAATGACAGCATCTCCGCTTATGGTAAATATACCGGCCTGACCTCCATGGCTATGTATGGCGGTGTGGATTACCAGCCGCAAAAACAGAAGTTGATTGAAGGTATCGATATTTTGGTGGCCACACCCGGTCGTCTGATTGATATGTATGGCCAGCGTGCGGTCTACTTTGAAGAAGCGGAAATTCTGGTACTGGATGAAGCAGACCGTATGCTGGATATGGGCTTTATTGAGGATATTAATAAAGTGATCGCCCGCCTGCCGGAAGATATTCAGAACCTGCTGTTCTCGGCTACTCTGTCTAATCCGGTTCGTGAGCTGGCGCGTACCGCCATCAATGATGCAACAGAGATCTCCATTGCTAAACACAGTGCTTCTAAGTCGAATATTGAGCAGTGGATTATTACAGTAGATAAGGACACCAAGTCCTCTCTGCTTAGCCATCTGCTGAATGAAAACCGCTGGCAGCAGGCGTTGATCTTTATCGAAACCAAACACGGTGCCGCCAAGCTGGTCAGCCAGCTTGAAAAAAGGGGTATTCAGGCTGAAGCGATTCATAGCGGCCGAAATCAGGCTGCCCGTGCGCGGGTACTTGATGAGTTTAAACAGGGCAAAGTTCAGTATCTTGTGGCAACAGGCGTTGCAGCGCGTGGATTGGATATCGATGGCCTGCCTTGTGTGATTAACTATGATCTCCCTTATCCTGCAGATGAATATGTGCACCGCATCGGCCGTACTGGTCGTGCGGATGCAAAAGGTGAGGCGGTGTCACTGGTTTCTAAAGACAACTTTAAAAACCTGTGCATGATAGAAAGCCGACTTGGACATCTGCTGGAGCGCCGCACCATTGAAGGCTTTACGCCAAGAAAAGAGGTTCCAATCTCGATTCTCAATTATGTGCCGAAACATAAAAGAGAGAACAGAGAGGACAAGTAA
- a CDS encoding ABC-F family ATPase, producing the protein MLTTANISMQFGDKPLFENISIKFGNGNRYGLIGANGCGKSTFMKILGSELEPSAGSVSIDPSERMAKLGQDQFAFEEYSVIDTVIMGHKELWKVKEERDHIYSLPEMSDEDGMRVGDLETEFAEMDGYSAEACAGELLLGLGISEEQHFGLMSEVAPGLKVRVLLAQVLFAEPDIMLLDEPTNNLDMHTIAWLEETLLARNCTMIIISHDRHFLNSVCTHMADLDYGELRLFHGNYDEYMIAAEQARERLHADNAKKKAQIAELQTFVSRFSANASKAKQATSRQKQLDKIQLEEVKPSSRQSPFIRFDQEKELFRNALEVEGLKQGYGDNILINGVELMVEVGERIAIIGENGIGKSTFLNTLAGAMTPMDGMVKWSENSNIGFYAQDHAHDFAEDINLLDWMGQWKNEGEDEQVVRGILGRMLFSQNDIKKSVKVISGGEQGRMLIGKLIMQRPNILLMDEPTNHMDMESIEALNLALENYKGTLFFVSHDRQFVSSIATRIIEITKDGIQDFHGTYDEYLAKQGLTG; encoded by the coding sequence GTGCTTACAACTGCAAATATTTCAATGCAATTTGGCGACAAGCCACTATTTGAGAACATCTCGATCAAGTTTGGTAACGGCAACCGTTATGGCCTTATCGGGGCAAACGGCTGTGGTAAATCCACTTTTATGAAGATTCTGGGTTCAGAGCTTGAGCCTTCTGCGGGATCGGTTTCTATCGATCCTAGTGAGCGTATGGCGAAACTGGGTCAGGATCAGTTTGCATTTGAAGAGTACAGCGTAATCGACACGGTTATCATGGGTCATAAAGAGCTGTGGAAGGTGAAAGAAGAGCGCGACCATATCTACTCTCTGCCTGAAATGTCTGACGAAGATGGTATGCGTGTCGGCGATCTTGAGACAGAGTTTGCTGAGATGGACGGTTACTCTGCCGAAGCCTGTGCCGGAGAGCTACTGCTTGGTCTTGGTATTTCAGAAGAACAACATTTCGGCTTGATGAGCGAAGTCGCTCCCGGTCTGAAAGTACGTGTGCTACTGGCTCAAGTGCTGTTTGCAGAACCAGATATCATGTTGCTTGACGAACCAACCAACAACCTCGACATGCACACCATTGCATGGCTGGAAGAGACACTGCTGGCGCGTAACTGCACCATGATTATTATCTCGCACGACCGTCACTTCCTTAACTCTGTCTGTACTCATATGGCGGATCTGGATTACGGTGAACTGCGTCTTTTCCACGGTAACTACGACGAATATATGATTGCTGCCGAGCAGGCACGAGAACGTCTGCATGCTGACAATGCGAAGAAAAAAGCTCAGATTGCTGAGCTGCAAACTTTCGTTAGCCGTTTCTCCGCCAACGCATCAAAAGCTAAACAGGCGACTTCCCGTCAGAAGCAGCTGGATAAAATACAGCTTGAAGAGGTTAAGCCTTCCAGCCGTCAGTCTCCGTTTATCCGCTTTGATCAGGAAAAAGAGTTGTTCCGTAACGCTCTTGAAGTTGAAGGCCTGAAGCAGGGTTATGGTGACAATATCCTGATTAATGGTGTCGAACTCATGGTGGAAGTGGGTGAACGTATCGCCATTATCGGTGAGAACGGTATCGGTAAGTCTACCTTCCTTAACACCCTTGCCGGTGCTATGACGCCGATGGACGGCATGGTGAAGTGGTCGGAAAACAGCAATATCGGTTTCTATGCACAGGATCATGCTCATGATTTTGCCGAAGATATCAACCTGCTGGACTGGATGGGACAGTGGAAAAACGAAGGTGAAGACGAGCAGGTAGTTCGTGGCATTCTTGGCCGTATGCTGTTCTCACAAAATGATATTAAGAAATCGGTAAAAGTGATTTCCGGTGGTGAGCAGGGCCGAATGCTGATTGGTAAACTGATTATGCAGCGCCCGAACATTTTGCTGATGGACGAACCAACTAACCATATGGATATGGAATCCATCGAAGCGCTGAACCTTGCACTGGAAAACTACAAAGGCACCTTGTTCTTTGTTTCCCATGACCGCCAGTTTGTTTCGTCTATCGCTACCCGTATTATTGAAATTACTAAAGATGGTATTCAGGACTTCCACGGCACTTATGACGAGTATCTGGCTAAGCAGGGTTTAACCGGCTAA
- the adeD gene encoding adenine deaminase, with product MPNLMQKHTQTLSREQLQTCLKILRKEQPADLKLVNLKLLDLVNGEVIDGPLVICDGIIVALGKEASALMAERVVDCQGKTAAPGFIDAHMHVESSTMTPFEFERTTLPLGTTSIVADPHELVNVCGKRAFEWFLRCSEQMKQNMFIQVSSCVPALEGIDVNGSGFNLSEMQPYLTHPNVLGLAEVMDYVSVINGTDPMLDKLQAFNQLNIDGHCPQLTGLELSAYITSGIQNCHETVTYQEGKEKLLKGMSVIIREGSVAKNLDALAPLISEFSSTHCMLCTDDRNPYEIAREGHINYLVRRLIQKHAVPVHLAYRVASWSAANHFGLKRLGLLAPGYKADILLLNDLAEVDIDRVLIGGEFVDELALKEQVEEKLTRSEPPLEPSINRMKLAENELDYPFTECDYNVIKIVKNELITERKICRYEEDSFAEEGINKIAVVERYGQQLPPAIALVEGFTITQGAIAASVGHDSHNLVVIGSDDQSMVNAVNHLIEIGGGFCVTQNGEVMADLKLPVGGLMSCEPSEQITQHLAKLKQAAKSIGVQLDEPFIQMSFLALPVIPSLKMTAKGLFDVEAFDFISLQCNE from the coding sequence ATGCCTAACTTAATGCAGAAACATACTCAGACCCTAAGCCGGGAACAGTTGCAGACTTGTCTGAAAATTTTGCGCAAAGAACAGCCTGCGGATTTGAAACTGGTCAACCTTAAGCTTCTGGATCTGGTGAATGGCGAAGTGATTGACGGGCCGCTGGTGATTTGTGACGGGATAATTGTTGCCTTGGGAAAAGAAGCCTCAGCTCTGATGGCTGAGCGGGTGGTGGATTGTCAGGGCAAAACAGCAGCGCCCGGTTTTATCGATGCTCATATGCATGTAGAAAGCTCAACCATGACGCCGTTTGAATTTGAGCGCACAACCCTTCCGTTGGGCACCACAAGCATAGTTGCCGATCCACATGAGCTGGTAAATGTCTGTGGAAAGAGAGCCTTTGAGTGGTTCTTACGTTGTAGTGAACAGATGAAGCAGAATATGTTTATTCAGGTAAGCTCCTGCGTTCCGGCCCTAGAGGGTATAGATGTTAACGGCAGCGGCTTTAACCTGAGTGAAATGCAGCCTTACCTGACTCACCCAAATGTGCTTGGCTTAGCAGAGGTGATGGATTACGTTTCTGTGATTAACGGAACGGATCCTATGCTGGACAAACTACAAGCTTTTAATCAGCTAAATATCGATGGTCACTGCCCACAGTTAACCGGCCTTGAACTTTCAGCCTATATTACCAGCGGTATTCAGAACTGCCATGAAACAGTGACTTATCAGGAAGGCAAAGAGAAACTCCTAAAAGGGATGTCAGTAATTATCCGTGAAGGCTCAGTGGCCAAAAACCTTGATGCTCTTGCTCCGTTAATAAGCGAGTTTAGTTCAACCCACTGTATGCTCTGTACCGATGACAGAAATCCCTATGAAATCGCAAGGGAAGGGCATATTAATTATCTGGTCAGGCGATTGATTCAGAAGCATGCCGTGCCGGTACATCTGGCCTATCGGGTTGCTTCGTGGTCGGCGGCTAACCATTTTGGTCTTAAGCGTTTGGGTTTACTTGCTCCGGGCTATAAAGCCGACATTTTACTGCTAAATGACCTGGCTGAAGTTGATATCGACAGAGTATTAATCGGCGGCGAGTTTGTTGATGAACTTGCCTTGAAAGAGCAGGTAGAAGAGAAACTAACCCGCTCGGAACCGCCTTTAGAGCCAAGTATTAACAGAATGAAACTGGCGGAAAACGAGCTGGACTATCCGTTTACCGAGTGTGATTACAATGTGATCAAAATAGTCAAAAATGAGTTGATCACCGAGCGAAAAATCTGCCGTTACGAAGAAGACAGCTTTGCCGAAGAGGGAATCAATAAGATTGCCGTTGTTGAACGATATGGTCAGCAACTCCCGCCTGCTATCGCCTTGGTTGAAGGTTTTACAATTACTCAGGGCGCTATTGCCGCTAGTGTCGGCCATGATTCTCACAACCTTGTGGTTATTGGTTCCGATGATCAGAGCATGGTAAATGCCGTCAATCATCTGATAGAGATCGGCGGTGGATTCTGTGTTACGCAAAATGGTGAGGTAATGGCCGATCTAAAACTGCCTGTTGGTGGATTAATGAGCTGTGAACCTTCAGAGCAGATTACTCAGCATCTGGCCAAGTTAAAACAGGCGGCTAAATCCATAGGCGTACAGCTGGATGAGCCTTTTATTCAGATGAGTTTTCTCGCTTTACCTGTCATTCCTTCTCTTAAAATGACGGCGAAAGGGCTGTTTGATGTAGAAGCATTTGATTTTATTTCGTTACAATGTAACGAATGA
- a CDS encoding histidine phosphatase family protein, which translates to MRVILVRHGQTEWNLQNRIQGWMDSPLTAGAIENTHQMSLPTLTNPVIFCSDLGRAKQTADIVATDLNAELVVDDRLRERGFGILEGCVIDQDPELYYEWMAYRARYREKMDDVLGVETEEELEDRISSFISMVKGDYADCDIILISHGEWLRAFQNITQHQPSWHKGGGIVDNTTPLELVWPEPERKENRTWHQPELPC; encoded by the coding sequence ATGAGAGTCATTTTAGTCCGCCACGGACAGACTGAGTGGAACCTGCAAAACCGGATACAGGGCTGGATGGACAGCCCACTCACCGCCGGAGCCATTGAAAACACGCATCAGATGTCCCTTCCCACCCTGACTAACCCTGTGATCTTTTGTAGTGATTTAGGCAGGGCAAAACAGACCGCCGATATTGTCGCTACTGACTTAAATGCTGAACTGGTTGTCGATGATCGTTTAAGAGAGCGTGGTTTCGGAATTCTTGAAGGTTGTGTAATTGATCAGGATCCTGAGCTCTATTATGAGTGGATGGCTTATCGCGCCCGCTACCGTGAGAAGATGGATGACGTTCTTGGTGTTGAGACAGAGGAGGAACTGGAAGATAGAATCAGTTCCTTTATCAGCATGGTAAAAGGCGACTACGCAGATTGCGATATTATCCTTATCAGCCACGGGGAGTGGTTAAGGGCATTTCAGAATATTACTCAGCATCAGCCAAGCTGGCACAAAGGCGGTGGTATTGTTGATAACACGACTCCACTGGAGTTGGTATGGCCTGAACCGGAAAGGAAAGAGAACAGAACATGGCATCAACCAGAATTACCCTGCTAA
- a CDS encoding adenosylcobinamide-GDP ribazoletransferase, with product MNSFLLREWQIFLLSLSIFTRIPISADVPYSEERKNESYKYCGLVGLVIGILTAMVYAIAAHIWPMGVAVVLSMIFSVYITGAFHEDGFADTCDGFGGGFTPERKLEIMKDSRVGAYGLLGMVLILMLKFTILTSITEVATALIVAHVLSRSLAVSFIFTHGYVRQTEESKLKVAKSPSSSSDFAYLSMIALLTLVVFTSAKTSVLLILGLLILRWLCSRWMLRQVGGYTGDSLGAVQQMSEVVCYLMLFLLW from the coding sequence ATGAACAGTTTCTTATTGCGGGAGTGGCAGATCTTTCTGCTGTCCCTTTCCATCTTTACCCGAATTCCAATTTCTGCTGATGTTCCTTACAGTGAAGAGCGTAAAAACGAATCCTACAAATATTGTGGTTTAGTCGGGCTGGTGATCGGTATTCTGACGGCCATGGTGTATGCCATTGCTGCCCACATCTGGCCTATGGGTGTTGCCGTAGTACTCTCCATGATATTCAGTGTTTATATTACCGGCGCCTTCCATGAAGACGGCTTTGCCGATACCTGCGACGGTTTTGGCGGTGGTTTTACCCCGGAACGTAAACTGGAGATTATGAAGGACTCAAGGGTGGGGGCGTATGGTCTGCTGGGGATGGTGCTTATCTTGATGCTGAAGTTCACCATTCTTACCTCTATCACTGAAGTTGCAACCGCCCTGATCGTTGCCCATGTACTAAGCCGCTCGCTGGCGGTCAGTTTTATCTTTACTCACGGTTACGTAAGGCAGACAGAAGAGTCAAAACTTAAAGTCGCAAAAAGCCCGAGCAGTAGTAGTGATTTTGCTTACCTCTCCATGATTGCGCTGTTGACTCTGGTGGTGTTTACCAGTGCGAAAACCTCTGTGCTGTTGATACTCGGCCTGCTGATTTTACGCTGGTTGTGCAGCCGCTGGATGCTGCGTCAGGTGGGTGGTTATACCGGTGACTCTCTCGGAGCAGTGCAACAGATGAGTGAGGTGGTTTGTTACCTGATGCTGTTCTTGCTCTGGTGA
- a CDS encoding DUF1176 domain-containing protein has product MILKQIFPRLIALAALLFTIFPTLAFDSLHYENKDWLLICDNTGTCRATGYATPYDPRRCELSIASRNKGNICTSERPLAVMFTREAGPQTKVTARLYWGWDEEEDQKGAFFGTGPHLQSDTVFLNKVALTIESDNGISGRHSVSMIAKDQQLTQRQVDKILSVVRQKAIYRFDLSYTDEEFLRSGVSYLSDQGATAVFRKMDEYQGRTGTSSAIVDKGTNSGLSVKPPQPAPVIVNRAAAGELVSLNNQQEYIRYRLVRDILYHSPDSGFDRIYDECNIEDRPQLHLADLGNGYHLVALDCLRLSAYDSVRMFWLLDKNNQPTPLDIKATGYYLHGKITTATGDFAEEDCRSEQSWIFDGRQFVHANSESTGLCRGVRSIKPMPSKVSRVVRPDQQVISNPPNLLSYININRDISDTLGFYDGGAFAVLKKDGSVVHSWGDGYQGERRGLKDVPVWSGLKDVTAIYATGNGDAFVALRSDGTVVSWGDKYRGADISKVASELTNVKQVVHAAYAFAAIRQDDSVVSWGDHDRGGDDSAIRSELSKVKQIVSSAYAFAALRKDGSIVTWGNLRGFSPFVTSANYTDVKASLFGFAALNRDGTVKAWGHHEKGEASPELDALLVNVDSIYRINRAFAALTKDGTAIIWGYGTASFTQISDVESIDGNEYTYFSIRKRDGSVIKFDDEMLP; this is encoded by the coding sequence ATGATTTTAAAACAAATTTTCCCTCGTCTTATAGCGCTTGCCGCTTTACTGTTCACCATATTCCCCACACTTGCCTTCGACTCTCTGCACTATGAGAACAAAGACTGGCTATTGATTTGTGACAATACCGGAACCTGTCGGGCAACTGGCTATGCCACGCCATATGACCCCCGCCGTTGTGAGCTCTCTATTGCTTCACGAAATAAAGGCAATATATGTACATCGGAGAGACCGTTAGCGGTTATGTTTACCCGTGAAGCCGGTCCTCAGACAAAAGTTACTGCCAGACTTTATTGGGGATGGGATGAGGAAGAAGATCAGAAGGGGGCGTTTTTCGGAACGGGACCACACTTGCAGTCAGATACCGTGTTTCTTAATAAGGTGGCTCTGACTATTGAAAGTGATAACGGTATTAGCGGACGCCATTCTGTCTCCATGATTGCTAAAGATCAGCAATTAACGCAGAGACAAGTCGATAAAATCCTGTCTGTTGTGCGGCAAAAAGCCATATACCGGTTCGACTTGTCATATACAGATGAAGAGTTTTTACGTTCCGGCGTAAGTTATCTATCTGATCAGGGGGCGACTGCAGTATTCCGTAAGATGGACGAATATCAGGGAAGAACCGGTACATCATCGGCCATTGTCGATAAAGGCACAAACTCCGGACTTTCCGTTAAACCACCGCAGCCAGCGCCGGTGATAGTTAACCGGGCAGCAGCAGGTGAGTTGGTGTCGCTAAACAATCAGCAAGAGTATATCCGCTACCGTTTAGTGCGGGATATTCTTTATCATTCGCCGGATTCCGGTTTTGATCGGATATACGATGAGTGCAATATAGAAGACAGGCCGCAATTGCATCTGGCCGATTTAGGTAATGGCTATCACCTTGTAGCGCTCGATTGCTTACGTCTGTCCGCTTACGATTCAGTACGAATGTTCTGGCTTCTTGACAAAAACAATCAACCAACCCCTTTAGATATAAAAGCAACTGGCTATTACCTACATGGCAAAATTACCACTGCAACTGGAGATTTTGCTGAGGAGGATTGCCGTTCTGAACAGAGCTGGATTTTTGACGGCAGGCAGTTTGTACATGCAAATAGTGAGTCGACCGGGCTTTGCCGCGGAGTCAGATCTATAAAACCGATGCCAAGCAAAGTATCCAGAGTTGTACGGCCTGACCAGCAAGTCATCAGTAATCCGCCTAACCTATTGTCTTACATCAATATTAATCGTGATATAAGCGACACACTTGGTTTTTACGATGGTGGTGCGTTTGCTGTATTGAAAAAAGACGGAAGCGTTGTCCATAGCTGGGGTGACGGTTATCAGGGAGAAAGACGAGGGCTGAAAGATGTACCTGTCTGGTCAGGTTTAAAGGATGTTACTGCCATATACGCCACAGGAAACGGTGATGCCTTTGTTGCCTTGCGTAGTGACGGCACCGTAGTGAGCTGGGGAGATAAATATCGCGGGGCAGATATCTCGAAAGTGGCCAGTGAACTGACTAATGTAAAGCAGGTAGTCCATGCGGCCTACGCTTTTGCTGCTATACGGCAGGATGACTCTGTTGTTAGCTGGGGAGATCACGATCGTGGCGGTGATGACTCTGCCATCCGTTCTGAACTGAGCAAAGTAAAACAGATAGTCAGTTCTGCTTATGCTTTTGCCGCCTTAAGAAAAGACGGCTCCATTGTGACATGGGGAAATCTTAGAGGCTTCTCTCCATTTGTGACTTCCGCAAATTATACCGATGTAAAAGCCAGCTTATTTGGCTTTGCGGCCCTTAACCGTGACGGCACTGTTAAAGCCTGGGGGCATCACGAGAAAGGAGAAGCATCGCCCGAACTGGACGCCCTGCTTGTCAATGTAGATTCCATCTATCGTATTAACCGTGCCTTTGCTGCACTAACAAAAGATGGCACAGCCATTATCTGGGGCTACGGAACAGCGTCATTTACTCAAATCAGTGACGTAGAGAGTATTGACGGCAATGAATACACCTATTTTTCTATCCGCAAACGAGACGGCTCAGTGATCAAATTCGATGATGAGATGCTTCCGTAA